ACTTGCGCTCGGTCACCAGGCCGGCGCGTTCCGTGCGCGTCACCATGCCTAGCGTGTTGTATGCCAGATTGGTGACGATGCCATCGTTCGCGATATCCTGCGCCAAGCGCCCGGTGCCTTCGTCACGCGTGAAGTGGCGGCTGAGATTGAGCGGATACGTCACTGCCGTGACGAAGCTGCCGCGATTGTCGTAAGCAATCTCGGTCACATCGGAATCGCTCGGATCGCTCTTTGGTCCGTTAGCCAGCGGTCCGTCGATCCGGCTCAGCAGGCTGCGGCCGTTGATCTTGCTGTAGCCGTAGCTGGTGCTGCGTTCGATGGCTGTGGCTACATCCTTGTCGTCGATTGCAGGCGCAAAGCCGCTCTCGCTGACCTTGGCAACCTGGCCCGCATCGTTATAGGTAAACCTGGTGATCACTTCCTTGCCGGCGATCACGCTCGGACGCGCAATCACGATCGGCGTCATGCTCGGCAGCGCAGCGGGATTGTTCTTGTCCAGCGCCGGATATTCGTAGCGGGTGAGCCATTGCGCCGACTGCGACTTACCATTTGCGTAGCCGACGCGGCTGGTACGCACGATCCGTCCGTAACTATCGAAGTCGGTCTTGCTAGTTGTAATCGCCTGCCCGCCATCGTTCAGCTGCGTGGTCTCGGTCAACCGTCCGACCGCGTCGTAGCCGTAGCGCACATTGCTCGGACCGCAGCTGGCGCAGCCGGGACCGCGTACTTCCAGCAAGCGGTACTCGCCGCCGATGATGGCGTAGCTGTAGCTGGTGGTTTGGCCCAGGCTGTTGGTCAGGATCACCTTGTTGGCCTGCTTGCGGTCGAAGATCACTTGCTCCAAGCCGGTGCCTGGCGCCAGGCGCTTCGGTTCCAGCGGCTTGCCATCCTTATCCGTCTGCAGCCGCGCCGGACTGCCTTTGGTGCTCAGGATGCCGCGGCCGTTCTGGTCGTAGATCCAGGTGCTCAGCCGTTGATTGAGCTGCTTGCCGTCGCTGCCGCTGCCGTTGACCGTGATGCCGGTCAAGAGTGTCGGGAAATGCGGGTCTTCATAGTGGTACAGGCGGCTGACGCTGCTGCTACTGGTGCCGCGTTCGGTATAGGCGTGCGCTTTCTGGCCGGCGTCGTAGCTGGTCGGGATCGCCACCTTGACCAGGTTCGCCAGCAACAAGTTCTTGTCCAGCGTGCTGCCTGGCGGCGCTGCGCTGCCGTAGCTATAGCCGAAGCGGCCCACCGGACTGTCGATGCTTTGCACGCCGCGGAAACGGTCGCCCTGGCTCGCGCTCTGCTTGTCGAGATAGTTCAGGTGCAGGCTGCGCCCTTGCGGGTCGGTGACCTTCAGCAGCATGCCCTTGGCGTCGCGCGTCAGGCTGACGAATTCGCCGGTCGGGGCGGCGATCTGCACCAGCTTGCCGTCGCTGTTGAAGTTCAGCTGGCGGCCGTTGGGCCAGGTCCAGGTGTATTCATCGCCGCTGCTCTTCTTCTCGATGGCTAGCTTGCCGTTGGCTGGATTGAGGCTGCTGCACAGGCTAGGGTGATCCGCATCGCGGTTGAAGATGATGCGCGTGCCGTCGGCCTGGACGATCTGGATCGTGCTGCTGGACACATACAGGTCGGTTTCATAGCTCAGCTTCCAGCCGCGGCCAAAAGCGCCGTTAGGCACGTTGGGCATGCTGTACTGGCTGTTGTAATGGCGGATGATCTCCAGCCCCAGCACGCCTGGCAACGCCGGCAAGTCCACTTCTTGCTGGTACTTGTTGCCGTTGATGATGTTGATCGGGTTGCCCGCGCCCTGGTTGGTGCTGCTGTCGTTACCCAGGCTGGCCGCTTGCGTGCCGCTGTTGCAGGTCTGGCCGCCAGGACTGGGGCCGCAAGCCTGCACCGAGGCCGATCCGGAAAACAGCGCGGCCAGCAACGCCACCAGCGCAAATCGCTTCGTGGAAAAATGCAATTTCTTGGCTTTCTTTGACATAGTTTTTTTATTTGGATTGACGTACGGTATAAGCAAGCCGTCGACTTTCATGCATTCAACATGTCGAACAACGGCGCGAAGCAGTTTCAGATACAGGGTGCGCGAAGATCCTACCTAACCAACCGAGACTTTTTGGTGCAAATGGCTTGAGCAACGGGTATCCCGTTCCCATATTTTTATCAGGTTTGCAATTGGCACTTCGCAAAAATTCGATCACTACTTTTCCATCTTCATCGTCCACCTGGCCCAGCATTATTTGCTTCCCCTTGAAGTCGTTCTTTGGCTCCGCTAGTTTTTACCAGCCTGGATCGACGACTTTGCCATTCACAATCTTTGCCTCGCGAAAATCCCCGCCGGCCATTTCATACGCCTGCCCATAGATGCAATCGCGAGGATCTTTGCAATGCTTGTAGCCCACGTCAGGAATCGGCACACGCCGTTGCACATCCCATCCCAGCAAAATGCCGTTGTCCTTCAAGCGCAGCTTGATGCGCAAGACGCCGCCGTTTTCGCGGATGTAGTTCAGAATCTCGTCGGGAATACGTTCGGCCACGGGGATGGTGTAGTCGCCGATAATGGTGCCGCCGTTCCAGCCACCGCCTCCCGGTTTTTGCCGAAATTCACCCACGCGCCAGGTAGCTCGAATCGTTTTCGGCAGCCCTCTTTCACCGCCAGGATAGGCTAATTGCCCGCCATTCTTTAGACTGAGAGAGCTAGGCGCATCAATCACGTAACCGCGATCGTCGTAAAACGTCACTCCTTGTTTCAAGCTAAGCGCATCCATTACCAGATCGCCCATGCCACCCGTACCGCGAAAGCGGTCAGTATCGGAATTCCCGCCCTGCGCCGCATCAGCACCGGCCATCGCCTTGCATGCAAACAGCAGGGTCAGACTTGCCAATATGCCCAAGAGCATGCGTGTCATGGCTTGAGAAGGAAGTAAGCCGTCTTTCAAGACGTCACCGTCAAAGCCAGGGATCGGGCTCGGGCAGCAGGCTTGCACCGGCGCCGATACGAAAACAGCGCTGCCAGCGGTTTAGGCAATAGCCGCATGACTAGGCTCCGTCACAGACCGGGCAATTAGGACCCGTACAGGTTCCGCCCGGATCAACCGGCTTGGGCGGCACTGTGCAACCGACACTGCCGCAGGCAGGAGGATCGGTGGTGACGACAGGCGGATCCCCCGGATTGGTCGGATTGCCGCCGTTACCCATGCCGGGAACCGACACAGGGTTATCCGGCTCGATGGCGTCCGACTGCATCTGCATGGTGACGTCGGTCACCACCGGTATGCGGCCGTTGCTGACCAGTTGCGTGTAGACGGGGTCGGTCTTGGTATCCAGCCATTTCAGGTACTTGGTGTAGATCAAGCCCATCAGCGGCACCTTGGGCGCATAGCCTTGCGTGATGCGGACCTTGATCACGTTGGCGTCCTGCAGGCTCTGACCGGAACTGCCGCCGATCTTGCCGGGATCCTTGAAAGCCAGGTTGCGATTGGGAATCACGCGCTTGCCGTTGCCGACCGTTTGCGTGAGCGAATCGTCCTTCCAGTCGTCGAAGCTTTCCTTGGTCGGATTCAGCAGTTCTATCCATGCGCCGCCCTGGGTCATGGATTTCGTGCAGGTAGCCTGGTCGTCAGAGGTAAACGTCGCGCCGGCGACGGCTTGCGCCGCCGCCAGATCGGCAGGATTCCTGGTGGTTTCGCAGATCGCCAGCGCCCGCGACCTGGCCAGTTCCTGCGTATTCAGGCCGCCGCCATACAACGGAATCAAGGCATTCGCATAAGCCTTCCCTACAGAGTTCAGGCTGGCGTTGGCCATGCTGCCGGCGCGCGCGGCCATGAAGCTGGCCTGGTTCATCTGGTTTTTGGCGAAAAACAGCATGCCGTATTGCAGAACGGCCAGTCCCAGCAAGCTGACGATCGGACCCACCACCGCAAACTCGATCATCGATGCCCCGCGCTGCAAGCGCATGGATGGCTTTGCCGCAGGTTTTCCATAAGGCGGCATCGATGGCTGGGCGCCGACGGTATCGCTGCGCTTGCGAGCCTCTAAGCTGGGGTGGCATAGGCGGTCGCCATGGCGGATTGCCAGCCGCTCGATCGCCCCGGCGGGTAACTCCAGCGTGTGGACAGCGCGTGCCAGAGGCCGCCCCTGCCCGTCCCGCCCCGAACTGCGGCTGGCACGCCATGGCTTAAGCTGAGGAATGCACTTGGTGACGACGCCATCGCCATCAAGGTAGACCACATCGATCGCGTAGCGCATGAATGCCGTATGCACGCTCGGACAGCGGGTAATCAGCAGGCCTGGCATGTTCTCCACGCAGCTGCGCATGGGCCGGCTCATCATCAGGCCGACAAAGCGTTGCAGGAAATTATCGGCCAGCCTGAGTGTCAGCTTGTGCACGCCACTGCCGGTGTGCATGGTTGCGGGATGGAAGCTTTTCATAGACCTGAATGTAGGAACTTCATCACAATCGGAAAGAACAGCACAATGAAGGTGCAAGGGAAAATAAAGACAATCAAGGGAAACAGCATTTTTACCGGCGCTTCCATGGCCAGCTTTTCCGCCCGCAGGAAGCGCTCGGTACGGCGCTGGTCGGCCTGCGCCCGCAGCACCGGCCCTAGGTTCATGCCCATGCTTTCGGCCTGGATAACCGCAGTCGTAAAATTGGTGACGCTGGCTTCATTGAGACGGTCGGCCATGTCGCGCAAGGACATGGCGCGGCCCTTGCCGGCGCGTATGTCGCGCAGGACGCGCTGGAACTCTTCCCGCAATACGCCTTTCGGTCCCTTCGCGACAGCCTGGTTCATGGCGCCCTGCATATTCAGGCCGGCCTCGACGCACAGCGTGATGATGTCGAGATAGAACGGCAGCGTCTTGAGCAGCTCGCGCCGCCTCGCGCCCAGCAGGTCGCTCAGCCAGATCGCCGGGTAAGCCCAGCCGCACAAGGCGCCGCCGGCGCATACCTGTAGATAGAGGCTGCCGCTAAAGCCTGCGCTATCGGCCGAAGCATGATCGAAAGATCCGAGTCCCCACCAAAACATCAGCGCCGTCAAAATCGCTGAAAATATGCGGCTGGCCAGGAATTGCGTCGGGCTGATGGTGAAATCCAGTCCGGCCTTGCGCAGCCGCGTCAACAGCGCGCCATGCACCTTGCTGGAGACAAGCGGATCGATGTAATAGCTGATTGCCTGTATCGGCCACCAGGCCAGACGGAAACCGATAGGCGGCGGATCCTTGTATTCACGGTCCTCCTCCGGCACGGCAGCCACTGCGCGGCTGACCAGCCAGGCCAGCAAGGCCACCGACAGGCCGATCGCCAAGGCAAACAGCAAGCTGATCAAGCCGAAATTATTATTCATGGTTTCCTTCATATCGAGGCTCTTTTGCCGATCACACGTCAATCGCAATAATCTTGCGGATGACAAACACGCCCATGAACTCAAAAAAGGCTATCACTCCCAGCGTGGCCCAGCCGGTGCGGCTATGCCACAGCAGGCTCATCGCTTCCGGCTCCATCTTGTTGAGGATTGCCATCAGCACCATCGGCAACAGTCCCACCACCCATGCCTGCAATTTTCCTTGCGCCGTCAAGGCCCCGATCTTTCCTTCCATTTGCAAACGGCTGCGGATGGTGTTGGCCGTGCGCTCCAGCGTCTCGGCCAGGCCGCCGCCGGTTTCATTGGCGATACGCATGGCCGACACCACCAGCGTCGTGGTCTGGGTAGGCATGCGGCGCGCCAGGTTGTTGAGACTCTGCTCCAGGGTCACGCCCAGGCGCTGCTCGCGGATCATCAGCGAAAATTCCTGCCCCAAGGGCGCTTGCGCCTCAGTGACCAATTGCTGAATGGCAGAAGTCAGGCCGACGCCGGCGCGCATGCCGCCGGATAGCATCATCAGCGCATCCGGCAGCTGTTCCTCGAATTTACGCAGGCGGCGTTTGCGCATCCATCCATACAAAGTACGCGGCAACAGTGCCAGCGCAAAAAACACGGGAATCGCAATGATGACCGTGCCGGTGATGATCCATACCAGCAGTCCGCCCAGCGCCATGACCGCAAGATTGGCCACGAACAGCTTGGCTGGATCGATGAACAGGAAAAACTCCTGCGCCTGGAACTTGGTGCGTTCGGTAAAACTGGCGCGGTAGCGATTCATCGTCACCGTTCCCATGTCGATGACGAACCAGCCCAGCAATCCCGCCGACAGCGCCACGACGACGGTAATGATGGTGAGCATGTTGCTGTTATTCATGGCTCGGTCCTATACATTGGCGCTATGCATGGCGCCGCGTTCGTCACGGCCGCTTTCATCGAACGGCTTGAAGATGGCCATGTCAAGATCGCTGCCGGTGGCGCGCAGCTCTTCGTAGAAGGTCGGCACCATGTCGCAACCGGTGAAGAAGCCGGTTACTTTATTGTTCGGCCCGGTATAACCCTTGTTGACGAACTTGAACAATTCCTGGATCTGGATCTTGCCACTTTCCATGCCGGTCAGTTCGGTGATGCTGGTCACCATCCGGCTGCCGCAGGCAAAGCGGGTCTGCTGCACCACGATGTCGACCGCCGACGAAATCTGCTCGCGGATCGCCACCAGCGGCAAGTCCATGCCCGCCATCAGCACCATGGTCTCCAGCCGCGCCAAGCCGTCGCGCGGCGTGTTCGCGTGCAAGGTGGTCAGCGAACCTTCATGGCCGGTGTTCATCGCCTGCAGCATGTCCATTGCTTCCGCACCGCGGCACTCGCCGACCACAATCCGGTCGGGCCGCATACGCAACGTGTTCTTGACCAGTTCCCGGATCAGCACAGCGCCCTTGCCTTCGACGTTGGCGGGACGCGATTCCAGGCTGATCAGATGCTCGTGATGCAGCTTGAGTTCTGCCGCATCCTCAACCGTGATGACGCGTTCGCCGGTCGGGATGAAATTGGACAAAATATTCAGCAGCGTGGTTTTTCCTGAACCGGTGCCGCCGGACACAATGATGTTCTTGCGCGACACCACGCAAATTTCCAGGAAGCTAGCCATCGCCGGACTGAGTGCGCCGAACTGCACCAGATCCTGCGCTCCCAGTTTCTTTTTTGAGAATTTCCGAATCGTCAGGCAGGAGCCTTTCAGCGCCAGCGGCGGAATGATGGCATTCACCCGCGAACCGTCTTTCAGGCGTGCATCCACCATCGGCGAGGATTCGTCGATACGCCGCCCCAAGGGCGCGACGATGCGCTCAATCACCCCCATCACCGCCCGGTCTCCGGTGAACGTCAGCGGATGCTTCTGCAAGCGGCCGGCACGTTCAACATAGATTTCGTCGAAGCGGTTGACCATGATTTCGGTCACGCTATCGTCAGCCAGCAACTCTTCCAGCGGCCCCAGGCCGATCGCCTCGTCCAGCACCTGCTTGCACAGCAGCTCGCGGTCAAGTTCCGCCGGAATGTCCAGATCCACTTCGCGCAAGATCTGCCGGATCAAGGCCTCGGTCTCCTTGCGCAGGTGCTCGTCGGTCATGCTGTGGACGTCGTGACGCCGCAGATCCATCGTTTCCAGCAGCTTGGTATGGATGCGCTTGCGCCACTCGAATTCAAGTTCCTTGCGTTTAGGATCCGGCGCAATCACCAGC
The sequence above is a segment of the Collimonas sp. PA-H2 genome. Coding sequences within it:
- a CDS encoding ATPase, T2SS/T4P/T4SS family, with amino-acid sequence MLQIEILDSDGNKKLVQAPDECVIGKGAQNEVRLDSWRVSKEHARLFKTPSGVLLEDMGSFGGVSVDGVRIDGQYGPLKESEVVGIGPFKLRITELGASSGMVQAAHPKSRSDTAAIRNQMATDELKASRLTAERVQRQILQEQADAEALDHAGAKAPPPSAGFALVIAPDPKRKELEFEWRKRIHTKLLETMDLRRHDVHSMTDEHLRKETEALIRQILREVDLDIPAELDRELLCKQVLDEAIGLGPLEELLADDSVTEIMVNRFDEIYVERAGRLQKHPLTFTGDRAVMGVIERIVAPLGRRIDESSPMVDARLKDGSRVNAIIPPLALKGSCLTIRKFSKKKLGAQDLVQFGALSPAMASFLEICVVSRKNIIVSGGTGSGKTTLLNILSNFIPTGERVITVEDAAELKLHHEHLISLESRPANVEGKGAVLIRELVKNTLRMRPDRIVVGECRGAEAMDMLQAMNTGHEGSLTTLHANTPRDGLARLETMVLMAGMDLPLVAIREQISSAVDIVVQQTRFACGSRMVTSITELTGMESGKIQIQELFKFVNKGYTGPNNKVTGFFTGCDMVPTFYEELRATGSDLDMAIFKPFDESGRDERGAMHSANV
- a CDS encoding type II secretion system F family protein; its protein translation is MNNNFGLISLLFALAIGLSVALLAWLVSRAVAAVPEEDREYKDPPPIGFRLAWWPIQAISYYIDPLVSSKVHGALLTRLRKAGLDFTISPTQFLASRIFSAILTALMFWWGLGSFDHASADSAGFSGSLYLQVCAGGALCGWAYPAIWLSDLLGARRRELLKTLPFYLDIITLCVEAGLNMQGAMNQAVAKGPKGVLREEFQRVLRDIRAGKGRAMSLRDMADRLNEASVTNFTTAVIQAESMGMNLGPVLRAQADQRRTERFLRAEKLAMEAPVKMLFPLIVFIFPCTFIVLFFPIVMKFLHSGL
- a CDS encoding DUF192 domain-containing protein yields the protein MKSFHPATMHTGSGVHKLTLRLADNFLQRFVGLMMSRPMRSCVENMPGLLITRCPSVHTAFMRYAIDVVYLDGDGVVTKCIPQLKPWRASRSSGRDGQGRPLARAVHTLELPAGAIERLAIRHGDRLCHPSLEARKRSDTVGAQPSMPPYGKPAAKPSMRLQRGASMIEFAVVGPIVSLLGLAVLQYGMLFFAKNQMNQASFMAARAGSMANASLNSVGKAYANALIPLYGGGLNTQELARSRALAICETTRNPADLAAAQAVAGATFTSDDQATCTKSMTQGGAWIELLNPTKESFDDWKDDSLTQTVGNGKRVIPNRNLAFKDPGKIGGSSGQSLQDANVIKVRITQGYAPKVPLMGLIYTKYLKWLDTKTDPVYTQLVSNGRIPVVTDVTMQMQSDAIEPDNPVSVPGMGNGGNPTNPGDPPVVTTDPPACGSVGCTVPPKPVDPGGTCTGPNCPVCDGA
- a CDS encoding type II secretion system F family protein: MNNSNMLTIITVVVALSAGLLGWFVIDMGTVTMNRYRASFTERTKFQAQEFFLFIDPAKLFVANLAVMALGGLLVWIITGTVIIAIPVFFALALLPRTLYGWMRKRRLRKFEEQLPDALMMLSGGMRAGVGLTSAIQQLVTEAQAPLGQEFSLMIREQRLGVTLEQSLNNLARRMPTQTTTLVVSAMRIANETGGGLAETLERTANTIRSRLQMEGKIGALTAQGKLQAWVVGLLPMVLMAILNKMEPEAMSLLWHSRTGWATLGVIAFFEFMGVFVIRKIIAIDV